Proteins encoded together in one Anaerotignum propionicum DSM 1682 window:
- a CDS encoding Crp/Fnr family transcriptional regulator — MKQYLSILKQMPLFASSDEDAIVNIIQCLDGHTKKFDKNQIIYDYFDKINFAGILLDGEIRVLMQNSCGNEYSVRKIIKGSLFGEAYACVSSECSAIQVVAQKESTILFLKFSNLFLPRAVCCPHASRVTANLLQETAKNNIFQNQKLRILTQKHIRDKIIVYLYSLNSSKNTITLAFNRQELANYLGVERSALSRELCRKNEGLIDFHKNNLTIL; from the coding sequence ATGAAACAATATTTATCCATTCTAAAACAAATGCCTTTATTCGCATCCTCAGATGAAGATGCTATTGTAAATATTATTCAATGCCTTGACGGGCATACAAAAAAATTTGATAAAAATCAAATTATCTATGACTATTTTGATAAAATAAATTTTGCAGGAATTTTACTAGATGGAGAGATTCGTGTCCTCATGCAAAATTCCTGTGGGAATGAATATAGTGTGCGAAAAATTATAAAAGGCAGTCTTTTTGGAGAAGCATATGCTTGCGTATCATCCGAATGTTCAGCCATTCAAGTTGTAGCACAAAAGGAAAGTACGATTTTATTTCTAAAGTTTTCAAACCTTTTTCTTCCTCGTGCAGTTTGTTGCCCACATGCTTCTAGAGTTACAGCAAATCTTCTCCAAGAAACTGCAAAAAATAATATTTTTCAAAACCAAAAACTTCGTATATTAACACAAAAACATATCCGAGATAAAATAATTGTTTATCTTTATAGTTTGAATTCATCCAAAAACACCATTACTTTGGCCTTTAATCGACAAGAGCTAGCAAACTATTTAGGCGTAGAACGAAGTGCTTTATCCCGAGAATTATGCAGAAAAAATGAAGGATTAATTGATTTTCACAAGAATAATTTAACAATTTTATAA
- the hcp gene encoding hydroxylamine reductase, whose product MSMFCYQCQETAKGTGCEIRGVCGKNEEVAKLQDLLIYVTKGISEVVVKGKLDVKSISEVNHEVLKSLFITITNANFDGDAIEVQINKMIGLRNELKKQVHGVTFSDAAAFEVSDRASMLEKASKVGVLSTENEDVRSLREMIIYGLKGMAAYAHHALNIGKEDIDINAFIYEALDATLNDSLSADDLVALTLKTGEFGVKVMALLDEANTSKYGNPEITSVNIGVRNNPGILISGHDLTDLEQLMEQTKDTGVDVYTHGEMLPAHYYPFFKKYDNFAGNYGGSWWQQVTEFEPFNGPILFTTNCIVPPRSEEIRKRIFTSGASGYPECPHITADENGKKDFSEIIAMAKQCKPPVEIESGSIVGGFAHNQVFALADKVVDAVKSGAIKKFFVMAGCDGRMKSREYYTEFAKKLPKDTVILTAGCAKFRYNKLELGDIGGIPRVLDAGQCNDSYSLVVIALKLKEIFELEDVNDLPIAYNIAWYEQKAVIVLLALLYLGVKNIHLGPSLPGFLSPNVAKVLVEKFGIAGIGQVEDDIKLFMGE is encoded by the coding sequence ATGAGTATGTTTTGTTACCAATGTCAAGAAACTGCAAAAGGTACGGGTTGTGAGATAAGAGGTGTATGTGGCAAAAATGAGGAAGTTGCAAAATTGCAAGACTTATTGATTTATGTTACAAAAGGAATTTCTGAGGTAGTTGTGAAGGGCAAGCTGGATGTCAAATCTATAAGTGAAGTAAATCATGAAGTTTTAAAAAGTCTTTTTATTACCATTACAAATGCTAATTTTGATGGTGATGCAATCGAAGTTCAAATTAATAAGATGATTGGACTTAGAAATGAGTTGAAAAAACAGGTACATGGTGTTACCTTCAGTGATGCGGCGGCATTTGAAGTGAGTGACAGAGCATCTATGTTGGAAAAGGCATCAAAAGTAGGTGTACTTTCAACTGAAAATGAAGATGTTCGTTCTCTTAGAGAAATGATTATTTACGGTTTAAAAGGTATGGCAGCATATGCCCATCACGCTCTTAATATTGGCAAAGAAGATATTGATATCAATGCATTTATTTATGAAGCACTTGACGCTACCCTCAATGATTCGCTGTCGGCAGATGATCTTGTGGCTTTAACATTAAAGACAGGCGAGTTTGGTGTTAAGGTCATGGCACTGTTAGATGAAGCAAATACTTCTAAATATGGAAATCCTGAAATCACCAGTGTTAATATTGGTGTTAGAAATAACCCTGGCATACTAATTTCAGGTCATGACCTTACTGATTTAGAGCAACTTATGGAACAAACAAAAGACACGGGCGTTGATGTTTATACTCATGGTGAAATGCTTCCAGCACATTACTATCCTTTCTTCAAAAAGTATGACAATTTCGCTGGAAATTACGGCGGTTCCTGGTGGCAGCAAGTTACCGAATTTGAACCCTTTAATGGACCGATTCTGTTTACAACAAACTGTATTGTACCTCCAAGAAGTGAGGAAATCAGAAAAAGAATCTTTACTTCTGGTGCATCGGGTTATCCTGAATGTCCTCACATCACAGCTGATGAAAATGGTAAAAAGGATTTTTCTGAAATCATTGCTATGGCAAAGCAGTGTAAGCCTCCTGTAGAAATTGAATCAGGTAGTATTGTTGGCGGCTTTGCACATAATCAAGTTTTTGCTCTTGCAGACAAAGTGGTGGATGCAGTAAAATCCGGAGCAATTAAAAAGTTCTTTGTTATGGCAGGCTGTGATGGCAGAATGAAATCCCGTGAGTATTACACTGAGTTTGCGAAAAAACTCCCTAAGGATACAGTTATTCTCACTGCGGGATGTGCAAAGTTCCGTTATAATAAACTTGAGCTAGGAGATATTGGTGGTATTCCAAGAGTTCTTGATGCTGGGCAATGTAATGACTCTTATTCTCTTGTAGTAATCGCACTGAAGCTAAAAGAAATATTTGAACTTGAGGATGTTAACGACCTGCCGATTGCATATAATATTGCTTGGTATGAGCAAAAAGCCGTAATTGTATTACTTGCATTGCTTTATTTAGGTGTTAAAAATATTCACCTTGGTCCTTCGTTGCCGGGATTTTTATCTCCTAACGTTGCAAAGGTTCTTGTTGAGAAGTTTGGCATCGCAGGTATTGGACAAGTTGAAGATGATATTAAGTTGTTTATGGGCGAATAA
- the rd gene encoding rubredoxin, whose protein sequence is MLKYICVPCGYIYDPQIGDPDSGIAPGTAFENIPNDWVCPICFVGKDEFEPVKK, encoded by the coding sequence ATGCTAAAATATATATGTGTCCCATGCGGATATATCTATGACCCACAAATAGGCGATCCTGATAGTGGTATAGCTCCAGGGACTGCTTTTGAAAATATTCCTAATGATTGGGTTTGTCCAATTTGTTTTGTGGGTAAAGATGAGTTTGAACCAGTAAAAAAATAG
- a CDS encoding cupin domain-containing protein, whose product MIEQIYEMSTGDEKAVEKVIQDENIHYIHMVFHKDQGLPEHFSNSNVYMTVVRGTLSIGLNDQDVHQYDKGTLLKIPVSTKMIVKNLSEKVLELIVVKAPAPLK is encoded by the coding sequence ATGATCGAGCAAATTTATGAAATGTCAACTGGAGATGAAAAAGCGGTTGAAAAAGTAATTCAGGATGAAAATATTCATTATATTCATATGGTCTTTCATAAAGATCAAGGGCTCCCTGAACATTTTTCTAATTCGAACGTTTATATGACTGTGGTAAGGGGGACTTTATCTATTGGACTAAATGATCAAGATGTTCATCAGTATGATAAAGGAACTCTTTTAAAGATTCCTGTTAGCACAAAGATGATTGTAAAAAATTTATCTGAAAAAGTATTGGAGCTAATTGTTGTAAAAGCACCGGCACCCTTGAAATAG
- a CDS encoding permease has protein sequence MKILKKAKDNIFLIVVAAAYILMFLIKPTMGVTSMKNSAYYIKEMLMIMPVIFVLTALLDTWIAKEKITKYLGKESKVNGIILSFVLGSISAGPIYAAFPMCVMLHKKGASVRNLVIILSSWAVIKVPMLLNEVKFLGMKFMAIRWVLTVIAIVVFSWVTAKIVKDEDIVQKEEKTNGLTLNKEFCMGCTMCSRNYPEIFGMQGKKAYVKSFDFEIDRERLSQTIMACPVQAIHYNE, from the coding sequence ATGAAAATCTTAAAAAAAGCGAAAGATAATATTTTCTTGATCGTGGTTGCAGCTGCCTATATCCTGATGTTTTTAATTAAACCAACGATGGGTGTTACATCAATGAAAAACAGTGCTTATTATATTAAAGAAATGCTTATGATAATGCCGGTGATTTTTGTTCTAACTGCACTTTTGGATACATGGATTGCAAAGGAAAAAATCACAAAATACTTAGGAAAAGAATCCAAAGTTAATGGTATTATATTGTCGTTTGTTTTAGGCAGCATATCTGCGGGACCCATATATGCAGCATTTCCTATGTGTGTCATGCTTCACAAAAAGGGGGCTTCTGTACGAAATTTGGTTATAATTTTAAGCTCGTGGGCAGTAATAAAGGTTCCAATGCTTTTAAACGAAGTGAAATTTTTGGGTATGAAGTTTATGGCAATTCGTTGGGTATTAACCGTAATTGCGATAGTGGTATTTTCGTGGGTTACTGCAAAAATTGTGAAGGACGAAGATATCGTACAGAAAGAAGAAAAAACAAATGGACTTACATTAAACAAGGAATTTTGCATGGGATGTACAATGTGCAGCAGAAATTACCCAGAGATTTTTGGTATGCAAGGTAAAAAAGCATATGTAAAATCTTTTGACTTTGAAATAGACAGAGAGAGGCTTAGCCAAACAATAATGGCTTGTCCCGTTCAAGCCATTCATTATAACGAATAA
- a CDS encoding permease: MDIFTAAMWIGTMIFLLISLKKDKAKTLKALKMAFGMGKGMLGSILSIIFLIGLILTILPPENIAKFVGSQSLFIATVGSAAFGTITLIPAFIAFPLVGTLVDAGVSIVPSVAFLTTLTMVGVVTFPLERREFGLKFTATRNGLSFIFAIIIAMVMGVIV; this comes from the coding sequence ATGGATATATTTACAGCAGCAATGTGGATAGGAACGATGATATTCCTTTTGATTTCCTTAAAAAAGGATAAAGCTAAGACACTAAAAGCGCTTAAAATGGCATTTGGTATGGGAAAGGGGATGTTGGGAAGCATATTATCGATTATTTTTTTAATCGGTTTGATTTTAACAATATTACCGCCAGAAAACATTGCCAAATTTGTAGGAAGTCAATCCTTGTTTATAGCAACAGTGGGATCAGCGGCATTTGGAACAATTACACTGATCCCTGCCTTTATTGCTTTTCCGCTTGTCGGTACACTGGTTGACGCCGGGGTTAGTATTGTTCCTTCCGTAGCATTTCTAACTACACTTACTATGGTAGGGGTTGTAACATTTCCACTTGAAAGGCGTGAATTTGGGCTTAAATTTACTGCAACCAGAAATGGATTAAGTTTTATATTTGCCATAATTATCGCTATGGTAATGGGGGTGATTGTATGA
- a CDS encoding Crp/Fnr family transcriptional regulator, with translation MNIDILRNIPLFSAIKESDLEKQTEGNHIYQKHYMKGVTVHNENETCRILDIVLSGSLVAYSLSTNGSSTTIFEFSKGSVIGANLLFGENHSYPLNIYCLTDCQIIHVDINAVLEFLHDYNFTLHYIRSISQNSQGINQKIAMFTQRTLRENIMDYFKQQAILQKSSVILIPMSKRQLADYLGVQRPSLFRELKKLKDEGFIEINNHTITIKKEY, from the coding sequence ATGAATATTGACATTTTACGAAACATTCCATTATTTTCAGCTATAAAAGAATCTGATTTAGAAAAACAAACGGAAGGCAATCATATTTATCAAAAACACTATATGAAAGGTGTAACCGTTCATAATGAAAATGAAACTTGCCGTATATTAGATATTGTATTGTCAGGAAGTTTAGTTGCCTATTCTTTATCAACGAATGGTTCATCAACTACGATATTTGAATTTAGTAAGGGAAGTGTAATCGGAGCTAATTTATTATTTGGTGAAAACCACAGTTATCCTCTTAATATCTATTGTCTTACAGATTGTCAAATAATCCACGTTGACATAAATGCTGTTTTAGAATTTTTGCACGACTACAATTTTACATTGCATTATATAAGGTCAATTTCACAAAATTCACAAGGAATTAATCAAAAAATAGCAATGTTTACGCAAAGAACGCTTCGAGAAAATATTATGGATTATTTTAAACAGCAAGCTATCCTACAGAAATCTTCGGTAATTTTAATTCCAATGAGTAAAAGACAACTGGCAGACTATTTGGGGGTACAAAGACCATCCCTGTTTCGAGAGCTTAAAAAATTAAAAGATGAGGGTTTTATCGAAATTAATAACCATACAATCACAATAAAAAAAGAATACTGA
- a CDS encoding Crp/Fnr family transcriptional regulator: MHDVYLKQLQKMPLFEGIKETEINSVLTCLGSYLRSYKKGELIFLAGESIKSVGVILSGAVNMIKEDIWGTQTLIVSMKTGEIFGETFACGNLSDSKVTFAVGADCLILFLPYSKVLHSCSMSCTFHHRLIENMVGLISSKNVQLIEKIEVTSKKTLREKILTYLSIQSQQQGCSYFDVPLGRLEMAAYLCADRSALTRELSQMRSEGLLDFEKNTFHLLK, from the coding sequence GTGCATGACGTTTATCTCAAACAACTTCAGAAAATGCCATTATTCGAGGGAATCAAGGAGACCGAAATTAATTCTGTGCTTACTTGTCTGGGAAGCTATTTACGATCCTATAAAAAGGGAGAACTTATTTTTCTTGCAGGTGAATCAATAAAATCTGTTGGCGTCATTTTAAGTGGAGCTGTTAATATGATTAAAGAGGACATTTGGGGCACCCAAACCCTTATCGTTTCCATGAAAACAGGAGAAATATTCGGAGAAACTTTTGCATGTGGAAACCTTTCCGACTCTAAAGTTACTTTTGCTGTAGGCGCAGACTGTTTGATTTTATTTCTTCCTTATAGCAAGGTCTTACATTCTTGCAGCATGTCCTGCACCTTTCATCATCGGTTAATCGAAAATATGGTAGGTCTTATTAGCAGTAAGAATGTCCAACTGATAGAAAAAATCGAAGTAACCTCTAAAAAAACTTTGCGTGAAAAAATTTTGACCTATCTTTCCATTCAGTCACAACAGCAGGGATGTTCCTATTTTGATGTTCCTTTGGGACGTCTTGAGATGGCAGCTTATCTATGTGCAGACCGCAGCGCATTAACCCGTGAATTATCACAAATGCGTTCCGAGGGCCTGTTAGACTTTGAAAAGAATACATTTCATCTTTTAAAATAA
- a CDS encoding FprA family A-type flavoprotein, producing MHYSISEMCTVLGKVIQKPDRSFSFLAYLLRGEKNVLIDTVPEKAGEVFMAELKQLVPLSQLDAIILNHSEEDHSGALGLLLSDRADIPIYCTAACKHRLVSRYPNANFIEVTNLSTLKIGTFEFRFTHTPGLHWDDNMVTYFENEQILFSNDLFGQYLGCEPPLDKDYTNDSVLQGAKTYFDKVFAQATPNEKRAVLGLADLNLKSIAPGHGVILTGKLDDVFALYKIECTVV from the coding sequence ATGCATTATTCAATTTCAGAAATGTGTACAGTTCTCGGAAAGGTTATCCAAAAGCCGGATCGTAGTTTTTCATTTTTGGCGTATCTCCTGAGGGGAGAAAAAAATGTGCTTATTGATACTGTTCCTGAAAAAGCTGGAGAGGTGTTCATGGCTGAATTAAAACAATTAGTTCCTCTTAGCCAGTTGGATGCCATCATCCTTAATCATTCCGAGGAGGATCATAGTGGAGCTCTTGGACTATTGCTGTCTGACAGGGCAGATATTCCAATTTACTGCACAGCAGCTTGCAAACATCGCTTGGTTTCTCGTTATCCAAATGCAAATTTTATAGAAGTTACTAATTTATCTACTTTGAAAATTGGAACATTTGAGTTCCGCTTTACCCATACGCCAGGATTACATTGGGATGATAATATGGTCACTTATTTTGAAAATGAGCAAATTTTGTTTTCTAATGATTTGTTTGGGCAATATTTGGGATGCGAACCCCCCTTGGATAAAGACTATACCAATGATAGCGTTTTACAAGGAGCGAAAACATATTTCGACAAAGTATTTGCACAGGCAACTCCCAATGAAAAACGCGCTGTCTTGGGCTTGGCAGACTTGAATTTGAAATCTATCGCCCCTGGGCATGGCGTAATTTTGACAGGAAAATTGGATGATGTTTTTGCTCTTTATAAAATAGAATGCACAGTGGTTTAA
- a CDS encoding Crp/Fnr family transcriptional regulator, with protein MDALFLSNTSLFRGITPEEVTSMLGCLLAEEKCYQKDEVIYRAGDTVPKIGIVITGSVSIEHDDLWGNKSVLDKIGHGQVFAETYACAPGEPLMVSAVAAESTVVLFLNVAKTLQPCSSACGHHGKLIRNLLTISAQKNLTLSRRIFHTSAKSIRGRLLSYLSFQATREGRREFDIPFNRQQLADYLSVDRSALSNELSKMQREGLITVHRNHFCIKSDLE; from the coding sequence ATGGATGCTCTTTTTTTATCAAATACAAGTTTGTTTCGTGGAATTACACCAGAAGAAGTGACTTCTATGTTGGGCTGCCTGTTGGCGGAAGAAAAATGCTACCAAAAAGATGAAGTGATTTACCGTGCAGGTGATACTGTCCCTAAAATTGGGATAGTAATAACCGGTAGTGTTTCTATTGAGCACGATGATCTCTGGGGAAATAAAAGTGTTTTAGATAAAATCGGACATGGCCAAGTATTTGCGGAAACCTATGCCTGTGCGCCGGGAGAACCCTTGATGGTTAGTGCTGTGGCTGCTGAAAGCACAGTGGTTTTATTTCTGAATGTAGCCAAAACATTACAACCGTGTTCATCCGCCTGCGGACACCATGGAAAGTTAATTCGTAACCTGTTGACAATTTCGGCTCAGAAGAATTTAACTTTATCCCGTCGTATTTTTCATACTTCAGCAAAGTCTATTCGCGGGCGGTTACTTTCTTATCTTTCTTTCCAGGCCACTCGTGAGGGTAGACGTGAATTTGACATCCCTTTTAATCGGCAGCAGTTGGCCGATTACTTAAGCGTAGACCGCAGTGCGCTTTCGAATGAATTAAGCAAAATGCAACGGGAAGGGCTGATAACGGTTCATAGAAACCACTTTTGTATTAAATCCGACTTGGAGTGA
- a CDS encoding DUF2249 domain-containing protein, with the protein MGFEQWKDQISNFECIDVRHLQGNFFPGLQKRAGGLSKGSGLTIIQTFEPLPLYAPMEALGFEHFAKQVGADEFHIYFYRVQETETAEMAPFRPLALLNYPMIDERLGQIAVDFWDLTWNDQKRTLPYEMRLLLSLTNAVGAGRMRQATRELVKAYIHGLDSAALDDVFELLAWNQGIGYFSSEIGPSQLFQAYKLIKTREKSGKQCREIEQELMEKFGEKNPEVKVQ; encoded by the coding sequence ATGGGCTTTGAACAATGGAAGGATCAAATTTCAAATTTTGAATGCATTGATGTTCGCCACCTACAAGGAAATTTTTTTCCCGGATTGCAAAAACGTGCTGGTGGTTTGAGCAAAGGTTCTGGGTTAACAATTATTCAAACCTTTGAGCCACTACCCCTTTATGCACCCATGGAAGCTCTGGGATTTGAACATTTTGCAAAACAAGTGGGAGCGGATGAGTTTCATATTTATTTCTACCGCGTGCAGGAGACGGAGACGGCTGAAATGGCTCCCTTCCGCCCCTTGGCTTTGCTGAACTATCCCATGATTGATGAAAGGCTGGGCCAAATAGCTGTGGACTTTTGGGATCTTACATGGAATGACCAAAAGCGAACGTTACCTTACGAGATGCGGCTGTTGCTTTCTTTGACCAATGCTGTGGGTGCGGGGCGAATGCGTCAGGCAACGAGAGAATTGGTAAAGGCGTATATCCATGGGCTTGATTCTGCTGCGTTGGATGATGTCTTTGAACTTCTGGCGTGGAATCAGGGAATTGGTTATTTTAGTTCGGAAATCGGACCGTCACAGCTATTTCAAGCATATAAGCTAATCAAGACTCGTGAGAAATCAGGAAAGCAGTGCAGGGAAATTGAACAGGAATTGATGGAGAAGTTTGGGGAAAAGAATCCCGAGGTTAAGGTACAGTAA
- a CDS encoding hemerythrin domain-containing protein: MNSIDLMVQEHKNILSLVAVIRNACCRILEGDPVEVNDFRDMITFARTYADQHHHGKEEQILFREMMGRLGTAAVKLIQNGMLVEHDMGRFHLGELESALGRYESTPNTLDKLEILVNAGAWVNLLQRHIDKEDNVVYTFAGRSLTDDVLQSINSEVELFESQAKEKGIQETALNLLKQLIEKYC; this comes from the coding sequence ATGAATTCTATTGATTTAATGGTGCAGGAGCATAAAAATATTCTTTCCCTTGTAGCGGTAATCCGTAATGCGTGTTGTCGTATATTAGAGGGTGATCCTGTGGAAGTAAATGATTTTCGGGATATGATTACATTTGCACGAACCTATGCGGATCAACATCATCATGGAAAAGAGGAGCAGATTTTGTTCCGAGAGATGATGGGTAGACTGGGTACCGCTGCCGTGAAGCTGATTCAAAACGGCATGTTGGTTGAGCATGATATGGGAAGGTTTCATTTAGGGGAGCTTGAAAGCGCATTAGGGCGTTATGAGTCCACGCCGAATACTCTGGACAAGCTGGAAATTCTGGTGAATGCAGGTGCATGGGTGAACCTGTTACAACGTCATATAGACAAAGAGGATAACGTAGTCTATACCTTTGCAGGCCGCAGCCTTACGGATGATGTTTTGCAAAGTATAAACAGTGAAGTGGAGCTTTTTGAAAGTCAAGCAAAAGAGAAGGGGATTCAGGAAACCGCTTTGAACTTGCTAAAGCAGCTTATAGAAAAATATTGCTAA
- the hcp gene encoding hydroxylamine reductase, which yields MENKMFCYQCEETAGCTGCTQMGVCGKKPDVAAMQDLLIYVTKGLSAVTTALRVQGGEVSSAINHLISLNLFITITNANFDKEAITARIRATLDAKRELLAQVRNGQMLPEAAHWDGDEATFEAKAAMVGVLSTENEDIRSLRELITYGLKGLSAYSKHANVLLEEDTEVDAFLQRALSATLDDKLSADDLVALTLETGKYGVSGMALLDKANTQAYGNPEITKVSIGVGSRPGILISGHDLRDLEMLLQQTQGTGVDVYTHSEMLPAHYYPAFKKYSNFVGNYGNAWWKQKEEFESFNGPILMTTNCIVPPKDSYKNRLYTTGAAGFPGCKHISGAVGEEKDFSEIIEQAKRCVAPTEIETGEIIGGFAHNQVLALADQVVGAVKSGAIKKFVVMAGCDGRSKSRNYYTDFAKALPKDAVILTAGCAKYKYNKLDLGDIGGIPRVLDAGQCNDSYSLVVIALKLKEVFGLEDINDLPIVYNIAWYEQKAVIVLLALLHLGVKNIHLGPTLPAFLSPNVAKVLVENFGIAGIGTVEDDLKLFFDEAATTDAVSGDMIMGDILRKYPETAPALMECGMHCLGCPSSQMETLSDACMVHGLNVNDVLKAVNDKVNG from the coding sequence ATGGAAAATAAAATGTTTTGTTATCAATGTGAGGAAACTGCAGGATGTACTGGATGCACTCAGATGGGTGTTTGTGGCAAAAAGCCCGATGTTGCTGCAATGCAGGATCTATTAATATATGTAACTAAGGGTCTGTCAGCTGTTACTACGGCCCTTCGCGTCCAGGGTGGGGAGGTTTCCTCCGCAATAAATCATTTGATTTCATTAAATCTTTTCATAACGATTACCAACGCCAACTTTGATAAAGAAGCTATCACAGCCCGTATCCGTGCAACACTGGATGCAAAGCGTGAACTGCTTGCCCAAGTAAGAAACGGCCAAATGTTGCCTGAGGCGGCACATTGGGATGGAGATGAAGCTACATTTGAGGCAAAGGCGGCTATGGTAGGTGTGCTTTCTACAGAAAATGAAGATATTCGCTCTTTGCGTGAACTGATTACTTATGGTTTAAAAGGACTTTCTGCCTACTCCAAGCATGCCAACGTTTTGCTGGAAGAAGATACTGAAGTTGATGCCTTTCTCCAGCGTGCTTTGTCTGCCACTCTGGATGATAAGCTTTCCGCAGACGATTTGGTGGCGCTGACACTGGAAACTGGAAAGTATGGTGTTTCCGGTATGGCTCTGCTGGACAAGGCCAATACACAAGCCTATGGCAATCCCGAGATTACCAAGGTAAGCATTGGCGTGGGTTCTCGCCCAGGTATTTTGATTTCCGGGCATGACCTGAGAGATTTGGAAATGCTGCTTCAGCAGACCCAAGGAACCGGTGTGGACGTATATACTCACTCGGAGATGCTTCCTGCTCACTACTATCCTGCATTTAAGAAGTATTCCAATTTTGTGGGTAACTACGGGAATGCTTGGTGGAAACAGAAAGAAGAATTTGAGTCCTTTAATGGCCCGATTCTCATGACTACCAACTGTATCGTTCCTCCTAAGGATAGCTATAAAAATCGTCTGTATACCACTGGTGCGGCAGGCTTCCCTGGTTGCAAGCATATTTCTGGTGCAGTCGGAGAGGAAAAGGATTTCTCTGAAATCATTGAACAAGCAAAACGTTGTGTAGCTCCAACAGAAATTGAAACTGGAGAAATCATCGGCGGCTTTGCACACAACCAAGTTCTGGCTCTGGCTGATCAAGTGGTTGGGGCTGTGAAATCCGGTGCAATCAAAAAGTTTGTGGTTATGGCAGGTTGTGATGGTCGTTCCAAAAGCCGTAATTATTATACTGACTTTGCTAAGGCTCTGCCCAAGGATGCGGTTATCCTCACCGCAGGTTGTGCCAAGTATAAGTATAACAAGCTTGATTTAGGTGACATCGGCGGGATTCCCCGCGTATTGGATGCGGGACAGTGCAATGACTCCTACTCCTTGGTTGTGATTGCCCTAAAGCTGAAAGAGGTTTTTGGATTGGAGGACATTAACGATTTGCCAATTGTTTATAACATTGCTTGGTATGAACAAAAGGCAGTGATTGTACTTCTGGCTTTATTGCATCTGGGTGTAAAAAATATTCATTTAGGGCCAACACTTCCTGCCTTCCTTAGCCCGAATGTAGCAAAGGTATTGGTGGAGAATTTCGGCATTGCAGGGATTGGAACAGTAGAGGACGATTTAAAGCTGTTTTTTGATGAAGCTGCCACAACCGACGCTGTTAGTGGTGATATGATTATGGGCGATATTTTGCGCAAATACCCTGAAACCGCTCCTGCACTGATGGAGTGTGGAATGCATTGTCTGGGTTGTCCTTCCTCCCAGATGGAGACTTTGTCAGATGCATGTATGGTTCATGGCTTAAATGTGAATGATGTGCTAAAAGCTGTTAATGATAAGGTAAACGGATAA
- a CDS encoding cupin domain-containing protein, producing the protein MNYIKNIEHEAALFLKDEVSVQAGQIVSKTLTQNHHISITLFAFSKGEEISSHDSSGDAMVLVLEGTGQFTVDGSEYVLSAGETLIMPAKKPHAVFAKEAFKMMLTVVFPPVS; encoded by the coding sequence GTGAATTATATCAAAAACATAGAACATGAAGCAGCCTTGTTTTTAAAAGACGAAGTTTCTGTTCAAGCTGGGCAAATTGTAAGTAAAACGCTGACACAAAATCACCATATCAGCATTACTCTTTTTGCATTCTCGAAAGGTGAGGAAATCAGCTCTCATGATTCTAGCGGTGATGCAATGGTTTTGGTATTGGAAGGAACAGGTCAGTTCACTGTGGATGGCTCTGAATACGTTTTGAGTGCAGGGGAGACCTTGATTATGCCTGCAAAGAAACCTCATGCGGTATTTGCCAAAGAAGCCTTCAAAATGATGCTTACCGTTGTTTTTCCACCAGTGAGCTGA
- a CDS encoding ferredoxin, with amino-acid sequence MKYFVNDSCIGCGLCAMACPEVFEMTDAGIAIASKKEVPTDVLDAAAQAQSGCPVNAIENDD; translated from the coding sequence ATGAAGTATTTTGTGAACGACAGTTGTATCGGGTGTGGGTTATGCGCAATGGCTTGTCCAGAGGTTTTTGAAATGACGGATGCAGGGATTGCAATTGCTTCCAAAAAAGAAGTTCCCACAGATGTGCTGGATGCAGCCGCACAGGCCCAAAGTGGCTGTCCTGTGAATGCCATCGAAAACGATGACTGA